A section of the Phoenix dactylifera cultivar Barhee BC4 unplaced genomic scaffold, palm_55x_up_171113_PBpolish2nd_filt_p 001043F, whole genome shotgun sequence genome encodes:
- the LOC120107850 gene encoding annexin D1-like — MASLKVPATVPSPSEDAEQLRKAFEGWGTNEGLIISILGHRSAAQRRAIRQAYRQSYNEELLKALDGEISGDFERAVLLWTLDPAERDAWLANEAVRKWRPENRVLIEIACARSSGELFAVRQAYHARFKRSLEEDVAAHTTGDFRKLLVPLVSAYRYEGEEINLTLAKSEARMLHEKISDKAYNHEELIRILTTRSKAQLIKTFNHYNDEFGKPVNKDLKSDPKDDFLAALRATIRCICCPERYFEKVIRLAINGLGTDENALTRVITIRAEVDLKVIAEVYQKRNSMPLERAIKGDTSGDYEAMLLALLGLEA; from the exons ATGGCATCTCTCAAGGTTCCGGCTACCGTCCCTTCTCCATCGGAGGACGCTGAGCAGCTCCGCAAGGCCTTTGAAG GTTGGGGCACCAATGAGGGGCTCATCATCTCCATCCTCGGCCACCGCAGCGCCGCCCAGCGCCGCGCCATCCGGCAGGCGTACCGCCAGTCCTACAATGAGGAACTCCTCAAGGCCCTCGACGGCGAGATCTCCGGCGACTTCGAG AGGGCAGTGCTTCTGTGGACGCTGGATCCGGCGGAGAGGGACGCGTGGCTGGCGAACGAGGCGGTGAGGAAGTGGCGCCCCGAGAACCGGGTGTTGATCGAGATAGCCTGTGCGAGGAGTTCCGGAGAGCTGTTTGCAGTGAGGCAGGCGTACCATGCGCGATTTAAGAGATCACTTGAGGAGGATGTGGCGGCCCACACCACTGGGGATTTCCGTAAG CTTTTGGTGCCACTTGTAAGTGCCTATCGCTATGAAGGAGAAGAGATCAACTTAACATTGGCGAAATCAGAGGCTAGGATGCTGCATGAGAAGATCTCTGATAAGGCCTACAACCATGAAGAGCTTATCAGGATCCTTACTACAAGGAGCAAAGCACAACTGATTAAAACATTTAACCACTACAATGATGAGTTTGGTAAGCCAGTGAACAAG GATTTAAAATCTGATCCCAAGGATGACTTCCTGGCTGCTCTGCGGGCCACCATTCGTTGCATTTGCTGTCCTGAAAGATACTTTGAGAAGGTCATTAGGTTGGCCATAAATGGGCTGGGAACAGATGAGAATGCTCTTACTCGAGTCATAACTATTCGTGCTGAGGTGGACTTGAAAGTGATCGCCGAGGTTTACCAGAAGAGAAACAGCATGCCACTTGAGCGTGCAATTAAAGGCGACACTTCTGGAGATTACGAGGCAATGCTTCTTGCACTGCTAGGGCTGGAAGCTTGA